One Amaranthus tricolor cultivar Red isolate AtriRed21 chromosome 1, ASM2621246v1, whole genome shotgun sequence DNA window includes the following coding sequences:
- the LOC130819760 gene encoding uncharacterized protein LOC130819760 isoform X4: MDHNSMKMNIFSSREKVSGCSGDQIPLHSDPGRNTLEMSNQKCAECNDIGNAVELSVAASEALVIHEIVADGLPSAILEVALQVKKARLNGNKDSPCCCNDFDEIAEIISDLADSDMEDAYNDVGLCISSLANISFRETSISRVQETPMSQNPGRECELLGDQEINLNNNFLTELQQNSFETNILKDLSDHEKLENVLENPPSDNQLQINNLDCQQTLQEENNGMSSVDGLPYELEVNPSPQSHHIRKVRLDSTSTRHSNYADINKVINSAHRFKSRWFGGWTGMERDLSGEMDSIGKYRKNICNLFVRETSYLSESMDIVSDQNSAVHNNHTSNALESGKYYEDLRNAASEGALISQVAAESSPSFVDPLCSMVPCSISVEIDDTIVPINYSDVHQVLDAFQTHPSTRIPTESPQLIYGDKDENLSRDEHDDLESHDIVAPVVRTLTSLRTYSIGLPGISDFSFKRNDSCEFVNSGEYDARVFSYSAKSNEKDRSHTIKQPPVNMENEVMRPFSVEELIGCPNTSEKKDFEKQTPANSVFGSTSAIYTKENHVKDACGTPAKDDFERTAENVGQMHVHLEEIPASPLSLCHRTRRFKVLKLHADEVATMNIVEHQDPVSDTICQYISKRRPDQVRDLSTSKMPPRKRVRFSEVDSKLEFSQGHRLNLRKIGTCKNYSSCRSGDRLENYNQEQGTASQDVKERLTKCCLKDRKRTIFRGLEFLLTGFSKKKENEIEGLLRKHGGTVLSNIPPPPPHPRRKSSRSNLERLPVVLSTKKLQTTRFLYGCSVNAFLLKVDWAYDSIRAGSVLPPDKYLVLSNKSSRMLNQIGNSICQSDNDYVFDKVGIMLHGTHNFCTKLAKVIKLGRGYVYKSLQWLVQSLEKNKISLGAVVAEDLNRATRHLKKCASEQKIPVVSARWVINSLLKGTLLPVQEKHQPLNQQATRDPELSGLQEWSQEI; this comes from the exons ATGGACCATAATTCTatgaaaatgaatattttttctTCAAGAGAAAAAGTTTCTGGATGTTCTGGTGACCAAATTCCACTACATAGTGATCCTGGAAGGAACACTTTAGAGATGTCAAATCAAAAGTGTGCTGAATGTAATGATATAGGTAATGCTGTAGAGCTCTCTGTTGCCGCATCAGAAGCTTTAGTCATACATGAAATAGTTGCAGACGGGTTGCCTTCAGCAATACTGGAAGTTGCGCTTCAAGTGAAGAAAGCTCGATTAAATGGAAATAAAGATTCTCCATGTTGCTGTAatgattttgatgaaattgCTGAAATAATATCAGATTTAGCTGACTCTGACATGGAGGATGCATATAATGATGTTGGTTTGTGTATTAGTAGTTTGGCTAATATTTCTTTTCGGGAAACATCTATATCTCGAGTTCAGGAGACTCCAATGTCACAAAACCCTGGAAGGGAATGTGAATTGCTGGGGGACCAGGAGATCAACTTGAATAATAATTTTCTAACGGAACTTCAACAGAACAGCTTTGAAACTAATATACTAAAGGACCTTTCTGATCATGAGAAGCTAGAAAATGTGCTTGAAAACCCACCTTCTGATAATCAATTGCAGATTAATAATTTGGATTGCCAGCAAACATTACAG GAAGAAAATAATGGCATGTCCTCTGTAGATGGCTTACCTTATGAACTAGAAGTAAACCCTTCACCTCAATCTCATCATATAAGAAAAGTAAGATTAGATTCTACATCTACAAGGCATTCAAATTATGCAG ACATCAATAAGGTGATCAATAGTGCACACAGATTTAAGAGTCGCTGGTTTGGTGGTTGGACAGGAATG GAAAGAGATCTTTCTGGTGAAATGGACTCAATAGGAAAATACAGAAAAAACATTTGTAATCTTTTTGTCCGTGAGACAAGCTATCTTTCAGAATCCATGGATATTGTTTCTGATCAGAATTCTGCTGTGCATAATAATCATACCTCAAATGCTTTAGAATCTGGAAAATATTATGAGGATTTGAGAAATGCAGCTAGTGAAGGAGCTTTAATCAGTCAGGTAGCTGCGGAGAGTTCTCCGTCATTTGTTGATCCTCTTTGTTCAATGGTTCCCTGTAGCATTTCCGTTGAAATCGATGACACCATAGTACCTATTAATTACAGTGATGTTCATCAAGTTCTTGATGCTTTCCAAACACACCCTAGTACAAGAATTCCAACAGAAAGTCCCCAGTTAATTTATGGTGATAAAGATGAAAATTTAAGCAGAGATGAGCACGATGACCTGGAATCCCATGATATTGTTGCTCCTGTAGTGCGAACATTGACCTCTCTCAGGACATACAGTATTGGACTGCCTGGAATTTCTGATTTTTCATTCAAGAGAAACGATAGCTGTGAATTTGTAAACTCAGGGGAATATGATGCAAGGGTTTTTTCTTATTCCGCCAAATCAAATGAGAAGGATAGAAGTCACACAATAAAGCAGCCACCAGTTAACATGGAAAATGAGGTGATGAGGCCTTTTTCAGTGGAAGAACTCATTGGCTGCCCCAACACCTCTGAAAAGAAAGATTTTGAAAAGCAAACACCTGCTAATTCTGTGTTCGGCAGTACTTCTGCAATATATACTAAGGAAAATCACGTTAAAGATGCTTGCGGAACACCAGCTAAGGATGATTTTGAAAGAACTGCTGAAAATGTTGGGCAGATGCATGTTCATCTGGAGGAGATTCCAGCATCTCCTCTTTCCCTATGTCATAGGACACGGAGATTTAAAGTTCTAAAACTTCATGCTGATGAGGTCGCAACCATGAATATAGTAGAACATCAAGATCCTGTTTCTGATACAATTTGTCAATATATCAGTAAACGTCGTCCAGATCAGGTTAGGGATCTTTCCACAAGTAAAATGCCACCTCGAAAGCGAGTTCGGTTTTCAGAGGTTGACTCTAAACTTGAATTTTCTCAAGGTCATCGACTTAATCTCAGAAAAATAGGCACTTGTAAAAATT ACTCAAGTTGCAGGTCGGGGGATAGGCTTGAGAATTATAACCAGGAGCAAGGTACTGCTTCCCAAGACGTAAAAGAGCGTCTTACTAAATGTTGCTTGAAAGATAGGAAGAGAACTATATTCCGAGGTTTAGAGTTTTTGCTAACAGGCTTTtcaaagaagaaagaaaatgaaattgaagGGCTTTTGAGGAAACATGGTGGCACCGTACTTTCTAATATtcctcctccacctcctcaTCCAAGGAGGAAGTCCTCAAGATCTAATCTGGAAAGGCTTCCTGTTGTCCTGTCCACAAAGAAG TTGCAAACAACAAGATTCTTGTATGGTTGTTCTGTGAATGCCTTCTTGCTTAAAGTTGATTGGGCATATGATTCTATCAGGGCGGGTTCTGTCTTGCCTCCTGACAA ATACTTAGTATTATCCAATAAGAGTAGCAGAATGTTAAACCAAATTGGGAATTCAATTTGTCAAAGTGACAATGACTATGTCTTTGATAAAGTTGGCATCATGCTTCATGGGACGCATAATTTTTGTACCAAGCTGGCTAAAGTGATTAAG CTTGGACGAGGATACGTATATAAAAGTCTACAGTGGCTGGTTCAAAGCCTGGAGAAAAATAAGATTTCTCTTGGTGCTGTTGTTGCAGAAGATTTGAATCGTGCAACTCGTCACCTAAAGAAGTGTGCTTCTGAGCAGAAAATTCCTGTAGTG TCGGCGAGATGGGTCATAAACAGCTTATTGAAAGGGACGCTACTCCCTGTACAGGAAAAGCATCAACCATTGAATCAACAAGCAACTAGAGACCCGGAATTGTCAGGTTTGCAAGAATGGAGCCAGGAGATCTGA